TTATTGTCACCTGGCGCACAGCATTGGAGGGCTCGGGTTAGCACAGAGACAGAGGTTAAGACACAATCCATCAGGTGAGAGCAGCCAACCGCTTCCAGAGGCCCACACTTTGTCCCCTGCTGGTCACCTCTCGTCCTTTGTCTCCAGGCAGGGCCACGCTGAGTTCACAGCCCCACCTGCCTGGGCAGTGCTTGGGGCTTCCTTTGTTTCTTTGGACCCTCTGTTGAGCTGGGTTGGTTTCAACAGTTCCTTAATGACCCTATTCACTGCAGTCCAGAGAGCAAGGTGTCACCGACACCATGTGTCCTGCACTGCCCCCTTTTCCCTCCACTGAATAGCAATGCAAactacagagggaaactgaggcacacgtaggcttcatgaaaatattacagaaaattcccacttcgtcaTATTGGACCCCTGGGTTAAAGGACCCATTCAGGCAGATTAGGGCATTGCTTTGCATCAGTCGTCACTGCGTGGAGACGTTACCAGGGTGGCAATGGAGAGGCCGCCGAGCAGTGTCGTTCTGGGGGCCCCTCCAGACAGTGTAGCTGTGACGGTCTCACCTAGGGCAGCTTCCCCCTCTCACAGcgatgggctcaggctctctgcagactcaggcattgGTCACTTTAGGTCCAAAATCGCAACTTTTCCCCTGACCTGGGAAATCCATTTCCAGCCCATCTCTCACCCAATCTCCAACTATTGGGAGTTAGGAGAGGGCCTTTCCTGGGTGCCCTTTATTCCTCGCTTGTCTTCCACATCCAGTGCTCCCCTTCCCTCTTGTCCCCTGCAGGAGGTGGACTCCCGGTCGCCGTCCCCACACAAGGCAGTGGACTCCAGCCCCGCCAGCTGCACAGCCCTGCCGTCTCCCCCACTCCAGCAGGAGCCTCCGCCGTCCCCCCTGCCCGAGGAGCTGTCCCCTGGTGAGGGCGACAACCCAGCCTTCAACGGAGAGCTGGACCTGCAGCGCTACTTCAATGGGCCGGGGCCCGCgctgggggcaggcggggggcgcaaaGCCCGGCCCTACCCCTGCGCCGTCTGCGGCAAGCGCTTCCGCTTCAACAGCATCCTAGCGCTGCACACGCGGATCCACGCCAGCGAGACCCCCTTTACCTGCCCCTACTGTGGGCACCGCGCTGCCCAGCGCGGCCTCCTGCGGCTCCATCTCCGCTCCCACCGCCCCGAGGCCTGCGCCCGCCTCAGCCACCAGAGCcgcctgctgctggagctggaggagcggGCGCTGCTGCGGCGGGGCCCGCCAGCCGCCAGcgagggggaggaagaagaggaggaagaggaggaggaggagcccccCCCGCTGCCTATCCccccaccagccccgccccctgcccccccgtcaCCCCCACCGCCGCTGCCTCCCCCCAGCTTCCGCTGCCCCTTCTGCAAAGGCAAGTTCCGGACGGTGGGTGAGCGGGAGCGACACCTGCGGATCCTGCACCAGCCCTACAAGTGTGGGCAGTGCCCCTTTGCTGCCGCCCAGGAGGgggagctgcagcggcacagccggGAGGCCCATGCCCCGCCGGCACCCCCGGCCcctgccgcgccgccccccgccgagtTCCGCTGCCAGGTGTGTGGCCAGGCCTTCACCCAGTCCTGGTTCCTCAAGGGGCACATGCGCAAACACAAGGACTCCTTCGACCACAAGTGCCAGGTCTGCGGGCGCTGCTTCAAGGAGCCCTGGTTCCTCAAGAACCACATGAAGGTGCATCTCAGCAAGCTGGGGCTGAAGGGGGAGCGGGGTGCGGCCGTGCCGGCGGCCGGCGGGAAGCCCAAGGCGCctcgggggctgctgctgggctaCGAGGCGCTGTACCCTGCCTTCCTGCCGCCACCGGACAAGGCCGAGCAGGGCTCCTTCCTGGGCTACTTGGAGCTGCGCCCGCCGGGCGATGCCAGCTGCGCCGAGCGGCTCCAGGCCACGGCCCGCGCAGTGGAGAGCGGGCAGGAGGCAGTTGCCCAGCTGTGGGGCGAGCGCCGGCGGCACAACGGGGGTGAGGCGGCCAGGGAAGAGGGTGGCGCCGGCGTGGGACAGCACCGCTGCCCCGATTGCGCCCGGGCCTTCGCCACCTACCAGCAGATGGCCCTGCACAGCCGCAGCCACCGGCCCCAGGATGGTGActgggccaggggccgggccCTGGGGGCGCTGGCCTCACTCCATGCGGCAGCGGGACACGGGCTGCCCACGGACGGCGGGGGCGGCTCCAACGCAGGCACCGGCTGGGGCACGGCCCTACCCAGCCCGGGGATACAGGGTGAGtatggctccccacccccaccaccctccTTACCCCACCTACATACCCCCAGCACCacggccctgcccagcccagggaTACAGAGTGAATAcagcccccacagcgccccccaccACAACACCGCCCCTTATCCCACCTATATACCCCTGGCACCacggccctgcccagcccggggATACAGGGTGAGTACggtccccacagcaccccccaccACAGCACCCCCCCTTATCCCACCTATATACCCCTGGCACCacggccctgcccagcccggggATACAGGGTGACTACggaccccccagctcccacccatATTCTGCGTCCCCCCCAGCCGCAtgcaccctgaggcgcccccctcctccccatgtccccccagccccagaggcctgcattccctgcccctcccccgaacCCCCATCTCCTGGGTTCACGCTGTCCCTCCTGTCTATGCAGAGGAGAAGGGGCTGCGCAGCGGGGCCCTGCGTCCGGATGGGGGCCGTGGCACGTCAGGCAAAGACTGTCCCTACTGCGGGAAAACCTTCCGCTCCTCCCACCATCTCAAGGTGCATCTGCGCGTCCACACAGGTGAGCTGGGCACTGTGGGGCCTGCAGGACAGAGCCCTCCCCAGGCTCTCTACGGCCCCTctggctggaggggagaggcagaggggaGCCCATGCAGTGCAAGGCACCTCAGGAGCTGCACTCGGACTGGCAGCCCCACAGCACCAGCCTCCACCAGCCGTGCTGCCGGTGGGACTGCCTgtgctggcagcagcagtaggCTATTACCTTCCCTGTGCCAAAGGGTTTCCTGAGACTCCCTAGGAGTGGGTTCCACCTTAGTTGCATCTGAGCAGGTGGTTGCATCTGAGCAGGTCTCCAGATCACAAAGCCAGTGTCACATGGAGTGGACTTAGGGTGGGGcagtgggctgggcagggcaggtggtgctGGAGGCTGCAGTAGAATAGGTATCCCTGGATGGGTGTCTGCGTCCTGGCCCACGCCGCGGGCTGGGCTGGATGGTCCTGACGGGCTCGCCTGGCCAGAGTGCCTGGCATGAGCTGGCTGCGAGGGCGCGACTGATATTTTAGTTGCATCAAAGAAAGTAGGTTTTGtgtgaaaacaaacatttcaccCTAACACGGACTTTTTTTTAGAATTTTCCAGGTTTGTTTAAAACCAAAAAATGGTGGGTTTCCAGTGTTCCTCACTTACTTCCCAAATTATTAGGGGCAAAACCGGAAAAAGGGGAGATGGGGGATGGAAGCTGTTTGGTAAAACGTGCCATGCCGGAGTCCGAAATGGGTTCTGCTGGAAACGCCCCAAGGGAGCTAGGCTGACGTGCCtgggtgtgtctgtctgtctgtctgcatcaGTGTCTGTGGCTGTCTCTGCATCCGTCTGTCCTGCTGGCACAGGGGAGTGAAGTGGTGTGATCTCTGCCGGCACGAGCCCAGAGGGTACATGAAGTTAAACCAGCAAAGCTATCGTCTTACCAATTGTGCTTGGTTTGTGTGTGGAGGTGTGtgtagtgtgcatgtgtgtgttaagtgtttgtgcatgtgtgtattgTGTGTAGTGGGCATGTATGTGTAGTGTGTGCGGTGTGTAGTGTGTGTGTAgtatgcatgtgtgtaagtgtgcatgtgtgtgttgtgtgtaagtgtgcatgtgtgt
This DNA window, taken from Emys orbicularis isolate rEmyOrb1 chromosome 12, rEmyOrb1.hap1, whole genome shotgun sequence, encodes the following:
- the ZNF219 gene encoding zinc finger protein 219; the encoded protein is MEEVDSRSPSPHKAVDSSPASCTALPSPPLQQEPPPSPLPEELSPGEGDNPAFNGELDLQRYFNGPGPALGAGGGRKARPYPCAVCGKRFRFNSILALHTRIHASETPFTCPYCGHRAAQRGLLRLHLRSHRPEACARLSHQSRLLLELEERALLRRGPPAASEGEEEEEEEEEEEPPPLPIPPPAPPPAPPSPPPPLPPPSFRCPFCKGKFRTVGERERHLRILHQPYKCGQCPFAAAQEGELQRHSREAHAPPAPPAPAAPPPAEFRCQVCGQAFTQSWFLKGHMRKHKDSFDHKCQVCGRCFKEPWFLKNHMKVHLSKLGLKGERGAAVPAAGGKPKAPRGLLLGYEALYPAFLPPPDKAEQGSFLGYLELRPPGDASCAERLQATARAVESGQEAVAQLWGERRRHNGGEAAREEGGAGVGQHRCPDCARAFATYQQMALHSRSHRPQDGDWARGRALGALASLHAAAGHGLPTDGGGGSNAGTGWGTALPSPGIQEEKGLRSGALRPDGGRGTSGKDCPYCGKTFRSSHHLKVHLRVHTGERPYKCPHCDYAGTQSGSLKYHLQRHHREQKNSAGAGVAGALEPRGHTIPSAPAKPPAFPPELLLQAAEKYRGAFLPQAWGTASHEPPARPSRRKPACTGRALRNGRADFEPLDLSLRPALEGVPPGELTLHRCLFCPFATSAPELMALHLQVHHSRKARGRRPVTAPPARPHACLGQDGEQPPPHPQDEGPGVGEEPPTAVARMSQQPPGAPMDTEPSERQGELELVLA